From a region of the Drosophila ananassae strain 14024-0371.13 chromosome XL, ASM1763931v2, whole genome shotgun sequence genome:
- the LOC6503614 gene encoding proline dehydrogenase 1, mitochondrial isoform X3 has product MALLRSLSAQRTAISLVYGRNSSKSGSAAVAARRSLQSATRSTPSAVASLTGTDDSNDSISPLTGRPLRIPGLTPSHCHGQRRFLHSGDKASTAAQPAYAEPAVKTDQKTQSNQCSPPSSSSSSSPSPAGSPQRDPLDVSFNDPIAAFKSKTTWELVRAYLVYMICSSEKLVEHNMTLMRWTKQVFGKRIFTSMMKATFYGHFVAGEDQIKIIPTLERLRSFGVKPILDYSVEEDISQEEAEKREVESSVSSAGDCKEEGAMPQYHVDKSFADRRYKVSSARTYFYLNEATCERNMEIFIKCLEAVSGATFGTGITAIKLTALGRPQLLLQLSEVIMRTRKYMEDMVGGQGNVLTHHKTIKDLEKYYASLGDNKNVKDFLKNVTSDKEGILHLFPWSGIVDEDSQLSDTFRVPDPQTGQMRRLISQISPKEEEMFRNMIRRLNTIVRAAAELDVRIMVDAEQTYFQPAISRITLEMMRKFNKDKAIVFNTYQCYLRETFREVGTDLEQAKRQNFYFGAKLVRGAYMEQERARAQALGYPDPVNPTFDATTEMYHKTLSECLRRIKLMKDGGEDAHKIGIMVASHNEDTVRFAIQQMKEIGISPEDKVICFGQLLGMCDYITFPLGQAGYSAYKYIPYGPVEEVLPYLSRRAQENKGVLKKIKKEKRLLLSEIRRRIFTGRMFYKPKGNYVPI; this is encoded by the exons ATGGCTCTACTCCGTTCACTGAGCGCCCAACGAACAGCCATCAGTTTGGTCTACGGCCGTAATAGCAGCAAGTCCGGCAGTGCCGCCGTTGCCGCCCGACGGAGTCTCCAGTCCGCCACCCGTTCCACCCCATCAGCAGTTGCCTCTCTAACTGGTACTGATGATTCAAATGATTCGATATCGCCACTAACCGGACGTCCACTGAGAATCCCCGGACTAACGCCATCCCACTGTCATGGACAACGACGATTCCTACACTCCGGCGATAAGGCCTCCACCGCCGCCCAACCGGCCTATGCCGAGCCCGCCGTAAAGACGGACCAAAAGACCCAGAGCAATCAGTGCTCACCGCCATCCTCATCCTCGTCGTCATCACCATCGCCGGCTGGTAGCCCCCAGAGGGATCCGTTGGACGTTAGCTTCAATGATCCGATCGCCGCCTTCAAGAGCAAGACCACATGGGAGCTGGTCCGGGCCTACCTGGTCTATATGATCTGTTCTAGCGAGAAGCTAGTTGAGCACAACATGACG CTTATGAGATGGACTAAGCAAGTATTCGGAAAACGCATATTCACATCCATGATGAAGGCGACCTTCTATGGACATTTTGTCGCCGGCGAGGATCAGATCAAGATCATACCCACCCTGGAAAG ACTAAGATCGTTCGGCGTGAAGCCGATTCTTGATTATTCCGTCGAGGAGGACATCTCCCAGGAGGAGGCTGAGAAGCGTGAAGTTGA ATCCTCCGTTTCGAGTGCTGGTGACTGCAAGGAGGAGGGCGCCATGCCCCAGTACCATGTGGACAAGTCCTTCGCCGATCGGCGCTATAAAGTGAGCAGTGCTCGCACCTACTTCTATCTCAACGAGGCCACCTGTGAGCGGAACATGGAGATCTTCATCAAGTGTCTGGAGGCTGTTTCCG GAGCCACCTTCGGAACTGGCATTACGGCCATCAAACTTACCGCCCTGGGCCGTCCGCAGTTGTTG CTACAACTCTCTGAGGTAATCATGCGCACACGCAAGTACATGGAGGACATGGTCGGCGGACAGGGCAACGTCCTCACCCACCACAAGACCATCAAGGATCTCGAGAAGTATTATGCCAGTCTCGGCGACAATAAGAACGTCAAGGACTTTCTTAAGAACGTAACATCCGACAAGGAAGG TATCCTGCATCTGTTCCCCTGGTCTGGAATCGTTGATGAGGACTCGCAGCTGAGCGATACTTTCCGCGTTCCCGATCCCCAAACCGGACAGATGCGTCGACTGATCTCACAAATATCGCCCAAAGAGGAGGAGATGTTCCGGAATATGATCCGTCGCCTCAACACCATCGTTAGG GCTGCTGCCGAGTTGGATGTCCGTATTATGGTGGATGCGGAGCAAACCTATTTCCAACCGGCCATTTCCCGCATCACCCTGGAGATGATGCGAAAGTTCAACAAGGACAAGGCCATCGTCTTCAATACCTACCAGTGCTACTTGCGTGAAACTTTCCGCGAAGTCGGCACCGATCTGGAGCAGGCCAAGCGTCAGAACTTTTACTTTGGCGCCAAGCTGGTGCGCGGCGCCTACATGGAGCAGGAGCGGGCTCGTGCTCAGGCCCTCGGCTATCCAGATCCGGTCAATCCCACGTTCGATGCCACCACAGAAATGTACCACAAGACCCTATCCGAGTGTCTGCGACGCATCAAG CTGATGAAGGATGGCGGCGAGGATGCCCATAAGATTGGAATCATGGTTGCCTCGCACAACGAGGACACGGTGCGTTTTGCCATCCAACAGATGAAGGAGATTGGAATCTCGCCGGAGGACAAGGTGATTTGCTTTGGTCAGCTCCTTGGCATGTGCGACTACATCACCTTCCCACTGG gCCAAGCGGGCTACTCGGCCTACAAGTACATCCCTTACGGACCTGTGGAGGAGGTGCTGCCATACTTGTCGCGTCGCGCCCAGGAGAACAAGGGCGTCCTGAAGAAGATCAAGAAGGAGAAGCGACTGCTGCTGAGCGAAATCCGGCGTCGCATCTTCACCGGCAGGATGTTCTACAAGCCCAAAGGCAACTATGTGCCCATCTAA
- the LOC6503614 gene encoding proline dehydrogenase 1, mitochondrial isoform X4 codes for MALLRSLSAQRTAISLVYGRNSSKSGSAAVAARRSLQSATRSTPSAVASLTGTDDSNDSISPLTGRPLRIPGLTPSHCHGQRRFLHSGDKASTAAQPAYAEPAVKTDQKTQSNQCSPPSSSSSSSPSPAGSPQRDPLDVSFNDPIAAFKSKTTWELVRAYLVYMICSSEKLVEHNMTLLKLARSILGTKLFVLLMKSSFYGHFVAGENRHTIVPALERLRSFGVKPILDYSVEEDISQEEAEKREVESSVSSAGDCKEEGAMPQYHVDKSFADRRYKVSSARTYFYLNEATCERNMEIFIKCLEAVSGATFGTGITAIKLTALGRPQLLLQLSEVIMRTRKYMEDMVGGQGNVLTHHKTIKDLEKYYASLGDNKNVKDFLKNVTSDKEGILHLFPWSGIVDEDSQLSDTFRVPDPQTGQMRRLISQISPKEEEMFRNMIRRLNTIVRAAAELDVRIMVDAEQTYFQPAISRITLEMMRKFNKDKAIVFNTYQCYLRETFREVGTDLEQAKRQNFYFGAKLVRGAYMEQERARAQALGYPDPVNPTFDATTEMYHKTLSECLRRIKLMKDGGEDAHKIGIMVASHNEDTVRFAIQQMKEIGISPEDKVICFGQLLGMCDYITFPLGQAGYSAYKYIPYGPVEEVLPYLSRRAQENKGVLKKIKKEKRLLLSEIRRRIFTGRMFYKPKGNYVPI; via the exons ATGGCTCTACTCCGTTCACTGAGCGCCCAACGAACAGCCATCAGTTTGGTCTACGGCCGTAATAGCAGCAAGTCCGGCAGTGCCGCCGTTGCCGCCCGACGGAGTCTCCAGTCCGCCACCCGTTCCACCCCATCAGCAGTTGCCTCTCTAACTGGTACTGATGATTCAAATGATTCGATATCGCCACTAACCGGACGTCCACTGAGAATCCCCGGACTAACGCCATCCCACTGTCATGGACAACGACGATTCCTACACTCCGGCGATAAGGCCTCCACCGCCGCCCAACCGGCCTATGCCGAGCCCGCCGTAAAGACGGACCAAAAGACCCAGAGCAATCAGTGCTCACCGCCATCCTCATCCTCGTCGTCATCACCATCGCCGGCTGGTAGCCCCCAGAGGGATCCGTTGGACGTTAGCTTCAATGATCCGATCGCCGCCTTCAAGAGCAAGACCACATGGGAGCTGGTCCGGGCCTACCTGGTCTATATGATCTGTTCTAGCGAGAAGCTAGTTGAGCACAACATGACG CTACTGAAACTGGCGCGCAGCATTTTGGGAACGAAGCTTTTTGTCCTCCTGATGAAGTCCAGCTTCTACGGACACTTTGTGGCCGGAGAGAACCGGCACACGATCGTCCCCGCCCTAGAGAG ACTAAGATCGTTCGGCGTGAAGCCGATTCTTGATTATTCCGTCGAGGAGGACATCTCCCAGGAGGAGGCTGAGAAGCGTGAAGTTGA ATCCTCCGTTTCGAGTGCTGGTGACTGCAAGGAGGAGGGCGCCATGCCCCAGTACCATGTGGACAAGTCCTTCGCCGATCGGCGCTATAAAGTGAGCAGTGCTCGCACCTACTTCTATCTCAACGAGGCCACCTGTGAGCGGAACATGGAGATCTTCATCAAGTGTCTGGAGGCTGTTTCCG GAGCCACCTTCGGAACTGGCATTACGGCCATCAAACTTACCGCCCTGGGCCGTCCGCAGTTGTTG CTACAACTCTCTGAGGTAATCATGCGCACACGCAAGTACATGGAGGACATGGTCGGCGGACAGGGCAACGTCCTCACCCACCACAAGACCATCAAGGATCTCGAGAAGTATTATGCCAGTCTCGGCGACAATAAGAACGTCAAGGACTTTCTTAAGAACGTAACATCCGACAAGGAAGG TATCCTGCATCTGTTCCCCTGGTCTGGAATCGTTGATGAGGACTCGCAGCTGAGCGATACTTTCCGCGTTCCCGATCCCCAAACCGGACAGATGCGTCGACTGATCTCACAAATATCGCCCAAAGAGGAGGAGATGTTCCGGAATATGATCCGTCGCCTCAACACCATCGTTAGG GCTGCTGCCGAGTTGGATGTCCGTATTATGGTGGATGCGGAGCAAACCTATTTCCAACCGGCCATTTCCCGCATCACCCTGGAGATGATGCGAAAGTTCAACAAGGACAAGGCCATCGTCTTCAATACCTACCAGTGCTACTTGCGTGAAACTTTCCGCGAAGTCGGCACCGATCTGGAGCAGGCCAAGCGTCAGAACTTTTACTTTGGCGCCAAGCTGGTGCGCGGCGCCTACATGGAGCAGGAGCGGGCTCGTGCTCAGGCCCTCGGCTATCCAGATCCGGTCAATCCCACGTTCGATGCCACCACAGAAATGTACCACAAGACCCTATCCGAGTGTCTGCGACGCATCAAG CTGATGAAGGATGGCGGCGAGGATGCCCATAAGATTGGAATCATGGTTGCCTCGCACAACGAGGACACGGTGCGTTTTGCCATCCAACAGATGAAGGAGATTGGAATCTCGCCGGAGGACAAGGTGATTTGCTTTGGTCAGCTCCTTGGCATGTGCGACTACATCACCTTCCCACTGG gCCAAGCGGGCTACTCGGCCTACAAGTACATCCCTTACGGACCTGTGGAGGAGGTGCTGCCATACTTGTCGCGTCGCGCCCAGGAGAACAAGGGCGTCCTGAAGAAGATCAAGAAGGAGAAGCGACTGCTGCTGAGCGAAATCCGGCGTCGCATCTTCACCGGCAGGATGTTCTACAAGCCCAAAGGCAACTATGTGCCCATCTAA
- the LOC6503614 gene encoding proline dehydrogenase 1, mitochondrial isoform X1 — protein sequence MALLRSLSAQRTAISLVYGRNSSKSGSAAVAARRSLQSATRSTPSAVASLTGTDDSNDSISPLTGRPLRIPGLTPSHCHGQRRFLHSGDKASTAAQPAYAEPAVKTDQKTQSNQCSPPSSSSSSSPSPAGSPQRDPLDVSFNDPIAAFKSKTTWELVRAYLVYMICSSEKLVEHNMTLMRWTKQVFGKRIFTSMMKATFYGHFVAGEDQIKIIPTLERLRSFGVKPILDYSVEEDISQEEAEKREVESSVSSAGDCKEEGAMPQYHVDKSFADRRYKVSSARTYFYLNEATCERNMEIFIKCLEAVSEDDRKAPRAVATGATFGTGITAIKLTALGRPQLLLQLSEVIMRTRKYMEDMVGGQGNVLTHHKTIKDLEKYYASLGDNKNVKDFLKNVTSDKEGILHLFPWSGIVDEDSQLSDTFRVPDPQTGQMRRLISQISPKEEEMFRNMIRRLNTIVRAAAELDVRIMVDAEQTYFQPAISRITLEMMRKFNKDKAIVFNTYQCYLRETFREVGTDLEQAKRQNFYFGAKLVRGAYMEQERARAQALGYPDPVNPTFDATTEMYHKTLSECLRRIKLMKDGGEDAHKIGIMVASHNEDTVRFAIQQMKEIGISPEDKVICFGQLLGMCDYITFPLGQAGYSAYKYIPYGPVEEVLPYLSRRAQENKGVLKKIKKEKRLLLSEIRRRIFTGRMFYKPKGNYVPI from the exons ATGGCTCTACTCCGTTCACTGAGCGCCCAACGAACAGCCATCAGTTTGGTCTACGGCCGTAATAGCAGCAAGTCCGGCAGTGCCGCCGTTGCCGCCCGACGGAGTCTCCAGTCCGCCACCCGTTCCACCCCATCAGCAGTTGCCTCTCTAACTGGTACTGATGATTCAAATGATTCGATATCGCCACTAACCGGACGTCCACTGAGAATCCCCGGACTAACGCCATCCCACTGTCATGGACAACGACGATTCCTACACTCCGGCGATAAGGCCTCCACCGCCGCCCAACCGGCCTATGCCGAGCCCGCCGTAAAGACGGACCAAAAGACCCAGAGCAATCAGTGCTCACCGCCATCCTCATCCTCGTCGTCATCACCATCGCCGGCTGGTAGCCCCCAGAGGGATCCGTTGGACGTTAGCTTCAATGATCCGATCGCCGCCTTCAAGAGCAAGACCACATGGGAGCTGGTCCGGGCCTACCTGGTCTATATGATCTGTTCTAGCGAGAAGCTAGTTGAGCACAACATGACG CTTATGAGATGGACTAAGCAAGTATTCGGAAAACGCATATTCACATCCATGATGAAGGCGACCTTCTATGGACATTTTGTCGCCGGCGAGGATCAGATCAAGATCATACCCACCCTGGAAAG ACTAAGATCGTTCGGCGTGAAGCCGATTCTTGATTATTCCGTCGAGGAGGACATCTCCCAGGAGGAGGCTGAGAAGCGTGAAGTTGA ATCCTCCGTTTCGAGTGCTGGTGACTGCAAGGAGGAGGGCGCCATGCCCCAGTACCATGTGGACAAGTCCTTCGCCGATCGGCGCTATAAAGTGAGCAGTGCTCGCACCTACTTCTATCTCAACGAGGCCACCTGTGAGCGGAACATGGAGATCTTCATCAAGTGTCTGGAGGCTGTTTCCG AGGACGATCGCAAGGCGCCCCGGGCAGTGGCCACGG GAGCCACCTTCGGAACTGGCATTACGGCCATCAAACTTACCGCCCTGGGCCGTCCGCAGTTGTTG CTACAACTCTCTGAGGTAATCATGCGCACACGCAAGTACATGGAGGACATGGTCGGCGGACAGGGCAACGTCCTCACCCACCACAAGACCATCAAGGATCTCGAGAAGTATTATGCCAGTCTCGGCGACAATAAGAACGTCAAGGACTTTCTTAAGAACGTAACATCCGACAAGGAAGG TATCCTGCATCTGTTCCCCTGGTCTGGAATCGTTGATGAGGACTCGCAGCTGAGCGATACTTTCCGCGTTCCCGATCCCCAAACCGGACAGATGCGTCGACTGATCTCACAAATATCGCCCAAAGAGGAGGAGATGTTCCGGAATATGATCCGTCGCCTCAACACCATCGTTAGG GCTGCTGCCGAGTTGGATGTCCGTATTATGGTGGATGCGGAGCAAACCTATTTCCAACCGGCCATTTCCCGCATCACCCTGGAGATGATGCGAAAGTTCAACAAGGACAAGGCCATCGTCTTCAATACCTACCAGTGCTACTTGCGTGAAACTTTCCGCGAAGTCGGCACCGATCTGGAGCAGGCCAAGCGTCAGAACTTTTACTTTGGCGCCAAGCTGGTGCGCGGCGCCTACATGGAGCAGGAGCGGGCTCGTGCTCAGGCCCTCGGCTATCCAGATCCGGTCAATCCCACGTTCGATGCCACCACAGAAATGTACCACAAGACCCTATCCGAGTGTCTGCGACGCATCAAG CTGATGAAGGATGGCGGCGAGGATGCCCATAAGATTGGAATCATGGTTGCCTCGCACAACGAGGACACGGTGCGTTTTGCCATCCAACAGATGAAGGAGATTGGAATCTCGCCGGAGGACAAGGTGATTTGCTTTGGTCAGCTCCTTGGCATGTGCGACTACATCACCTTCCCACTGG gCCAAGCGGGCTACTCGGCCTACAAGTACATCCCTTACGGACCTGTGGAGGAGGTGCTGCCATACTTGTCGCGTCGCGCCCAGGAGAACAAGGGCGTCCTGAAGAAGATCAAGAAGGAGAAGCGACTGCTGCTGAGCGAAATCCGGCGTCGCATCTTCACCGGCAGGATGTTCTACAAGCCCAAAGGCAACTATGTGCCCATCTAA
- the LOC6503614 gene encoding proline dehydrogenase 1, mitochondrial isoform X2, with amino-acid sequence MALLRSLSAQRTAISLVYGRNSSKSGSAAVAARRSLQSATRSTPSAVASLTGTDDSNDSISPLTGRPLRIPGLTPSHCHGQRRFLHSGDKASTAAQPAYAEPAVKTDQKTQSNQCSPPSSSSSSSPSPAGSPQRDPLDVSFNDPIAAFKSKTTWELVRAYLVYMICSSEKLVEHNMTLLKLARSILGTKLFVLLMKSSFYGHFVAGENRHTIVPALERLRSFGVKPILDYSVEEDISQEEAEKREVESSVSSAGDCKEEGAMPQYHVDKSFADRRYKVSSARTYFYLNEATCERNMEIFIKCLEAVSEDDRKAPRAVATGATFGTGITAIKLTALGRPQLLLQLSEVIMRTRKYMEDMVGGQGNVLTHHKTIKDLEKYYASLGDNKNVKDFLKNVTSDKEGILHLFPWSGIVDEDSQLSDTFRVPDPQTGQMRRLISQISPKEEEMFRNMIRRLNTIVRAAAELDVRIMVDAEQTYFQPAISRITLEMMRKFNKDKAIVFNTYQCYLRETFREVGTDLEQAKRQNFYFGAKLVRGAYMEQERARAQALGYPDPVNPTFDATTEMYHKTLSECLRRIKLMKDGGEDAHKIGIMVASHNEDTVRFAIQQMKEIGISPEDKVICFGQLLGMCDYITFPLGQAGYSAYKYIPYGPVEEVLPYLSRRAQENKGVLKKIKKEKRLLLSEIRRRIFTGRMFYKPKGNYVPI; translated from the exons ATGGCTCTACTCCGTTCACTGAGCGCCCAACGAACAGCCATCAGTTTGGTCTACGGCCGTAATAGCAGCAAGTCCGGCAGTGCCGCCGTTGCCGCCCGACGGAGTCTCCAGTCCGCCACCCGTTCCACCCCATCAGCAGTTGCCTCTCTAACTGGTACTGATGATTCAAATGATTCGATATCGCCACTAACCGGACGTCCACTGAGAATCCCCGGACTAACGCCATCCCACTGTCATGGACAACGACGATTCCTACACTCCGGCGATAAGGCCTCCACCGCCGCCCAACCGGCCTATGCCGAGCCCGCCGTAAAGACGGACCAAAAGACCCAGAGCAATCAGTGCTCACCGCCATCCTCATCCTCGTCGTCATCACCATCGCCGGCTGGTAGCCCCCAGAGGGATCCGTTGGACGTTAGCTTCAATGATCCGATCGCCGCCTTCAAGAGCAAGACCACATGGGAGCTGGTCCGGGCCTACCTGGTCTATATGATCTGTTCTAGCGAGAAGCTAGTTGAGCACAACATGACG CTACTGAAACTGGCGCGCAGCATTTTGGGAACGAAGCTTTTTGTCCTCCTGATGAAGTCCAGCTTCTACGGACACTTTGTGGCCGGAGAGAACCGGCACACGATCGTCCCCGCCCTAGAGAG ACTAAGATCGTTCGGCGTGAAGCCGATTCTTGATTATTCCGTCGAGGAGGACATCTCCCAGGAGGAGGCTGAGAAGCGTGAAGTTGA ATCCTCCGTTTCGAGTGCTGGTGACTGCAAGGAGGAGGGCGCCATGCCCCAGTACCATGTGGACAAGTCCTTCGCCGATCGGCGCTATAAAGTGAGCAGTGCTCGCACCTACTTCTATCTCAACGAGGCCACCTGTGAGCGGAACATGGAGATCTTCATCAAGTGTCTGGAGGCTGTTTCCG AGGACGATCGCAAGGCGCCCCGGGCAGTGGCCACGG GAGCCACCTTCGGAACTGGCATTACGGCCATCAAACTTACCGCCCTGGGCCGTCCGCAGTTGTTG CTACAACTCTCTGAGGTAATCATGCGCACACGCAAGTACATGGAGGACATGGTCGGCGGACAGGGCAACGTCCTCACCCACCACAAGACCATCAAGGATCTCGAGAAGTATTATGCCAGTCTCGGCGACAATAAGAACGTCAAGGACTTTCTTAAGAACGTAACATCCGACAAGGAAGG TATCCTGCATCTGTTCCCCTGGTCTGGAATCGTTGATGAGGACTCGCAGCTGAGCGATACTTTCCGCGTTCCCGATCCCCAAACCGGACAGATGCGTCGACTGATCTCACAAATATCGCCCAAAGAGGAGGAGATGTTCCGGAATATGATCCGTCGCCTCAACACCATCGTTAGG GCTGCTGCCGAGTTGGATGTCCGTATTATGGTGGATGCGGAGCAAACCTATTTCCAACCGGCCATTTCCCGCATCACCCTGGAGATGATGCGAAAGTTCAACAAGGACAAGGCCATCGTCTTCAATACCTACCAGTGCTACTTGCGTGAAACTTTCCGCGAAGTCGGCACCGATCTGGAGCAGGCCAAGCGTCAGAACTTTTACTTTGGCGCCAAGCTGGTGCGCGGCGCCTACATGGAGCAGGAGCGGGCTCGTGCTCAGGCCCTCGGCTATCCAGATCCGGTCAATCCCACGTTCGATGCCACCACAGAAATGTACCACAAGACCCTATCCGAGTGTCTGCGACGCATCAAG CTGATGAAGGATGGCGGCGAGGATGCCCATAAGATTGGAATCATGGTTGCCTCGCACAACGAGGACACGGTGCGTTTTGCCATCCAACAGATGAAGGAGATTGGAATCTCGCCGGAGGACAAGGTGATTTGCTTTGGTCAGCTCCTTGGCATGTGCGACTACATCACCTTCCCACTGG gCCAAGCGGGCTACTCGGCCTACAAGTACATCCCTTACGGACCTGTGGAGGAGGTGCTGCCATACTTGTCGCGTCGCGCCCAGGAGAACAAGGGCGTCCTGAAGAAGATCAAGAAGGAGAAGCGACTGCTGCTGAGCGAAATCCGGCGTCGCATCTTCACCGGCAGGATGTTCTACAAGCCCAAAGGCAACTATGTGCCCATCTAA
- the LOC6503613 gene encoding apoptotic chromatin condensation inducer in the nucleus, with protein sequence MGQRSATNLHPYWCVICSRISSSRCDKQKKTNKIQDMIGGQQAAAQVTPAGAAIKLHFACNKTNNNNNNNIVNNNNNNTNNNNNNSNKNNNNMYAGLKTVVEHKMNIKNSNNNSNINNANNNNNNNNGEQSTSVSLGTWTSTASPLGAIRAVTIKATAKGIGSAAQTLKGFPSRSGAMLGVNRGSTVGIVTGLPAAISVGARGLRLLPAPIPLAKGKPSTTLVAGGGDSAVAIMSVEKAGEAPAPTKSALVTTFSSQPSAGAQQQPTQRTEDQENAFRRIEDVHNYAKLQDYSSEDYDVEDEEEEEEEEELDEEEEEEDDDDDEAAVAGVKIQVQALPHTKPEVTRIRREDTEEHVDVDVVTVPQPEQESDQEKHHKEAVEIIQPEHHARRPMNAFLIFCKRHRAIVKERYKTLENRAITKILGDWWAALDEQEKHCFTDLAQQNKDAFFNANPNFKWYKLPAPPLRTLATRPSNAAAGGVGPSGDDNQPQPPHPTQLQLQKIPLDLLRNNYFKLADETQMGELSSLLQVQVQEKDYALQQVLSETSQFLSAHMPGATGNQPASAGLKRSFDSQSSNSSEEEGATGSPNKKAKSSRSCKGKIYQELVNSGQLAAINKKGKNRNPTVSGNFTDTSLDAAPNTPPISPPERPQSSRHQRSVSESSSSGFFNLEERIKELPALSLDAYLQRKRSTKKKKKFSGSRKQRSISSSGARAGHSDPAVGAGDLERIKQQQLQQQQLLQKQQQRQQAAAVGSQRRKARKESITRRDVSAIEQEVASILPLTINGCYYFNESPVPKATSGPVSIVASNSSSPLSSNSSSFSSPNLEETSSTSDLLILAEVAANRTELTKSN encoded by the exons TGCGTGATATGTTCAAGGATATCCAGCAGCCGATgtgataaacaaaaaaaaacaaacaaaatacaagACATGATCGGTGGTCAGCAGGCAGCAGCGCAGGTGACGCCAGCAGGTGCTGCAATTAAATTGCACTTTGCCtgcaacaaaaccaacaataacaacaacaacaacattgttaataataataataacaacactaataataataataataatagcaacaaaaacaacaacaacatgtaCGCTGGCCTTAAAACAGTAGTAGAGCACAAAATGAACATcaaaaatagcaacaacaatagcaacatcaacaacgccaacaacaacaacaacaacaacaatggcgaACAATCAACATCAGTTTCGCTTGGAACCTGGACCTCAACTGCATCCCCACTGGGCGCCATCCGGGCAGTGACCATCAAGGCAACTGCCAAAGGAATCGGCTCTGCAGCGCAGACTTTAAAGGGTTTCCCATCAAGATCGGGCGCTATGCTGGGAGTTAATCGAGGTAGCACTGTGGGTATTGTGACCGGATTACCAGCAGCGATTTCCGTAGGTGCCAGGGGCCTACGGTTGCTGCCAGCCCCAATTCCTCTCGCCAAGGGGAAGCCATCAACAACTTTGGTGGCGGGAGGAGGAGATAGTGCAGTTGCCATAATGTCGGTGGAGAAAGCAGGCGAAGCACCTGCTCCAACCAAAAGTGCCTTAGTCACCACTTTCAGCAGTCAGCCATCAGCCGGAGCCCAACAGCAGCCAACCCAGCGCACTGAGGACCAAGAAAATGCCTTTCGACGCATCGAGGATGTGCACAACTATGCCAAGTTGCAGGACTACAGCAGCGAAGACTATGACgtcgaggacgaggaggaagaggaggaggaagaggagcTGGAcgaggaggaagaggaggaggacgacgacgacgatgaggCGGCGGTGGCTGGAGTTAAGATTCAGGTCCAGGCGCTGCCTCACACGAAGCCGGAAGTCACACGCATCCGACGCGAAGACACCGAGGAGCATGTCGATGTGGATGTGGTAACAGTGCCGCAGCCAGAGCAGGAATCCGATCAGGAGAAGCATCACAAGGAAGCTGTGGAAATCATTCAGCCCGAGCACCATGCCCGCCGTCCCATGAACGCGTTCCTCATATTCTGCAAGCGACATCGCGCGATCGTCAAGGAGCGCTATAAGACTCTGGAGAATCG AGCCATTACTAAGATCCTGGGCGACTGGTGGGCCGCTCTGGACGAGCAAGAGAAGCACTGTTTCACCGACTTGGCGCAGCAG AACAAGGACGCCTTCTTTAATGCCAATCCCAACTTCAAGTGGTACAAATTACCCGCTCCGCCCCTAAGAACACTTGCAACCCGTCCCAGTAATGCAGCTGCGGGCGGAGTTGGTCCTTCTGGCGATGATAATCAGCCCCAGCCGCCGCATCCCACTCAGTTGCAATTGCAGAAGATACCATTGGACCTGTTGCGCAACAACTACTTCAAGCTGGCTGACGAAACGCAGATGGGTGAGCTGAGTTCGCTGCTCCAGGTGCAGGTCCAGGAGAAGGACTACGCCCTGCAACAGGTCCTCAGCGAGACcagccaatttctatccgccCACATGCCAGGCGCCACTGGCAATCAGCCTGCCTCAGCTGGCCTCAAGCGATCGTTCGACAGCCAGTCTAGCAATTCCAGCGAGGAGGAGGGAGCGACCGGTTCGCCAAACAAAAAAGCCAAATCATCACGCTCGTGCAAGGGCAAGATCTACCAGGAGCTGGTCAACTCCGGCCAGCTGGCGGCCATCAACAAGAAGGGCAAGAACAGGAATCCGACAGTGTCGGGAAACTTTACGGATACATCATTGGACGCAGCACCGAATACGCCACCCATTTCGCCGCCAGAACGGCCGCAGAGCAGCCGACATCAGCGCAGCGTGTCCGAGTCGAGTAGCAGTGGCTTCTTCAATCTGgaggaaaggatcaaggagcTGCCGGCTCTCAGTTTGGACGCATATTTGCAGCGCAAGCGCAGTaccaaaaagaagaagaagttCAGCGGCAGCAGGAAACAGAGAAGCATCAGCTCGAGTGGAGCAAGAGCGGGACACTCTGATCCCGCGGTGGGTGCTGGTGATCTGGAGAGGatcaagcagcagcagctgcagcaacaacaattgttgcagaaacagcagcagcgacaGCAGGCAGCCGCCGTGGGCAGTCAGAGACGCAAGGCACGGAAGGAGAGCATCACACGCCGGGACGTGAGTGCCATTGAGCAGGAGGTGGCCTCCATTCTGCCGTTAACGATCAACGGGTGCTACTACTTTAACGAGAGCCCCGTCCCCAAGGCGACCAGTGGCCCCGTATCTATTGTGGCATCCAACTCCTCGTCGCCGCTCTCCTCAAACTCCTCCTCCTTTTCCTCGCCGAACTTGGAAGAGACCTCCTCTACCTCAGATCTACTCATTCTGGCCGAAGTGGCCGCCAATCGCACTGAGCTGACCAAGTCCAACTAG